One window of Mediterraneibacter butyricigenes genomic DNA carries:
- a CDS encoding PhoH family protein gives MSLSETMIEIPAEHEKNVFGQFDAYAKKLERTFHVTLIARDGVVKLLGEASCVDQVVRILKQLLSLSERGNTITEQNVDYAISLVYDDRESDLVEIDKDLICHTLQGKPIKPKTLGQKKYVDAIREKMITFGLGPAGTGKTYLAMAMAITAFKRNEVNRIILTRPAIEAGEKLGFLPGDLQSKIDPYLRPLYDALYEIMGADSFLKNSEKGLIEVAPLAYMRGRTLDNAFIILDEAQNTTPAQMKMFLTRIGFGSKVVITGDSSQKDLPSGTVSGLDVAVKVIRNIDDIAICTLTNKDVVRHPLVQKIVKAYEDYEKKSNRTKERNYTRKRSS, from the coding sequence ATGAGTCTTTCGGAAACAATGATTGAAATACCTGCAGAACATGAAAAAAATGTGTTTGGGCAGTTTGATGCATATGCAAAAAAATTAGAGCGGACGTTTCACGTCACGTTGATTGCACGGGATGGAGTAGTCAAACTTCTTGGTGAGGCTTCCTGCGTAGATCAGGTGGTGCGGATCTTAAAACAACTGCTTTCCCTTTCGGAACGGGGAAATACCATTACCGAACAAAACGTAGATTATGCGATTTCTCTGGTCTATGATGACAGAGAATCCGATCTGGTAGAGATCGACAAGGATCTGATCTGTCATACCTTACAGGGAAAACCGATCAAACCCAAAACACTGGGACAGAAGAAATACGTGGATGCGATCCGCGAGAAAATGATTACCTTTGGACTTGGTCCTGCCGGAACCGGAAAGACGTATCTGGCGATGGCGATGGCGATCACTGCATTTAAACGAAATGAAGTCAACCGAATCATTCTGACAAGACCTGCAATTGAAGCCGGAGAAAAATTAGGCTTTCTTCCGGGAGACCTTCAGAGTAAAATCGACCCTTATCTGAGGCCTTTATATGATGCGTTATATGAGATCATGGGTGCGGACAGTTTCCTGAAGAATTCTGAAAAAGGGTTGATTGAGGTGGCACCGCTGGCATATATGCGCGGACGGACCCTTGACAATGCTTTTATCATTCTGGATGAGGCACAGAATACCACACCGGCACAGATGAAAATGTTCCTGACCCGTATTGGGTTTGGATCTAAAGTAGTGATCACCGGAGACTCTTCCCAGAAGGATCTCCCTTCCGGCACGGTATCGGGACTGGATGTGGCAGTCAAAGTCATTCGCAACATCGACGATATTGCGATCTGTACTCTGACAAATAAGGATGTAGTCCGTCATCCTCTGGTTCAGAAGATTGTAAAGGCCTATGAAGATTATGAAAAGAAATCCAATCGTACCAAAGAACGGAATTATACGAGAAAGAGGTCATCATGA
- the ybeY gene encoding rRNA maturation RNase YbeY: protein MSLYIEEESMDIRLDIDCRQIAETVINGVLDDLQCPYEAEVNLLLTDDEMIREMNKEYRQIDRSTDVLSFPMLPFSRAEGIGMEQLEELNDCFHPETGELMLGDIVISKEHVLKQAEAYGHSVTREFAFLIAHSMLHLFGYDHMEEAERLEMEAKQREILDNLNITR, encoded by the coding sequence ATGAGTTTATATATAGAAGAAGAAAGTATGGATATCAGACTGGATATTGACTGTCGTCAGATTGCAGAGACTGTGATAAACGGGGTATTGGATGATCTGCAATGTCCTTATGAGGCGGAAGTCAACCTGTTATTAACCGATGATGAGATGATTCGTGAGATGAACAAAGAATACCGGCAAATTGATCGTTCTACTGATGTTCTGTCATTTCCCATGCTTCCGTTTTCCCGGGCAGAAGGGATCGGAATGGAACAGTTGGAGGAATTGAATGACTGTTTTCACCCGGAGACAGGAGAACTGATGCTGGGAGATATCGTGATCTCAAAAGAACATGTTCTGAAGCAGGCAGAGGCTTATGGCCACTCGGTAACGCGCGAATTTGCTTTCCTTATTGCACATAGTATGTTACACTTATTTGGTTATGACCATATGGAAGAGGCAGAACGTCTGGAAATGGAAGCAAAGCAGCGGGAAATTCTGGACAACTTAAATATCACCAGATAG
- a CDS encoding putative polysaccharide biosynthesis protein translates to MASSQKKKQKSGDFLIQGAILASAGMITRIIGIAYRVPLTYIVGDEGMGFYGYAFEVYSIALLLSSYSLPLAVSKLVSARMAKGEKRNAIRVFLCALVFACAVGLLISLIIGFGAGGISTYLMSAPFSRYALRVLAPGLFIVAIMGVIRGYFQGMGTMLPTAVSQIIEQIVNAIVSLMAASYLLKVGTAIAKARKNDLYGPAYAAAGGTLGTVVGAFGGLIFLVFVLACYRKTMKRQLRPDPIHEDESYETIVKIMLFTIAPVILSTAIYNISQVLDQLLFSHIMAAQGYAESKYVALLGIFTGKYNTLINVPLAMANALGASVIPSLTAAVSVGDREQIHKKIQLTIRFAMLVAIPSFMGYVVIASPIMQLLYGDARKTPAYMLTIGAITVVFYCLSTVSNAILQGLNRMTTPVKNAAMSLGIHIVALLIMMIFLKWNIYAIVVANIIFSLSMCILNARAIYQACGYRQEYEQTFIRPFLASAIMGIVTLLVHKLFDLIIGGRIATILAILIAITVYAVSVLKLKVLTEAEIRSMPKGTTILNLCKKAHLL, encoded by the coding sequence ATGGCTTCATCACAAAAGAAAAAACAAAAAAGCGGGGATTTTCTGATCCAGGGAGCGATTCTGGCATCTGCCGGAATGATTACTCGCATCATCGGAATCGCTTACCGTGTTCCGCTGACGTATATCGTCGGCGATGAAGGAATGGGATTTTACGGATATGCCTTTGAGGTTTACAGTATCGCGCTGCTTTTATCTTCTTACAGTCTTCCACTTGCTGTTTCAAAGCTTGTTTCGGCGCGTATGGCAAAAGGAGAGAAGCGCAATGCGATCCGTGTATTTTTATGTGCACTGGTATTTGCCTGTGCCGTAGGACTCCTGATCAGTCTGATCATTGGATTTGGTGCGGGAGGAATCTCTACCTATCTCATGTCAGCACCGTTCAGTCGTTATGCACTGCGGGTGCTGGCTCCTGGACTGTTCATTGTGGCGATTATGGGGGTAATCCGCGGATATTTTCAGGGAATGGGAACCATGCTTCCCACCGCAGTTTCCCAGATCATTGAACAGATTGTCAATGCGATCGTCAGTCTGATGGCGGCCAGTTATCTGCTGAAAGTGGGAACAGCGATCGCAAAAGCCAGGAAGAACGATCTTTACGGTCCGGCTTATGCAGCCGCCGGAGGGACTCTTGGAACCGTAGTGGGTGCCTTTGGTGGTCTGATCTTTTTAGTCTTTGTTCTGGCCTGCTATCGCAAGACAATGAAACGGCAGCTTCGTCCGGATCCGATTCATGAAGACGAATCCTACGAGACGATTGTAAAGATCATGTTATTTACGATTGCTCCGGTTATTTTAAGTACTGCGATCTATAACATCAGTCAGGTGCTGGATCAGTTACTCTTCAGCCATATTATGGCAGCTCAGGGTTATGCAGAATCCAAATATGTAGCATTGCTGGGAATCTTTACCGGAAAATATAACACGTTGATTAATGTGCCGCTGGCTATGGCCAATGCGCTGGGAGCATCTGTGATCCCAAGTCTGACAGCGGCAGTATCTGTGGGAGACAGAGAACAGATTCACAAAAAGATCCAGTTGACGATTCGGTTTGCCATGCTGGTTGCAATCCCAAGTTTTATGGGATATGTTGTGATCGCATCCCCAATCATGCAGCTCTTGTATGGTGACGCGAGGAAGACACCGGCTTATATGCTGACGATCGGTGCAATTACGGTAGTCTTTTACTGTCTGTCTACGGTATCCAATGCAATCCTTCAGGGATTGAACCGTATGACTACACCGGTAAAAAATGCAGCCATGTCTCTCGGAATCCATATTGTGGCACTGCTGATTATGATGATTTTCCTGAAATGGAATATTTACGCCATCGTAGTTGCCAACATTATCTTTTCGCTGAGTATGTGTATTCTCAATGCCAGAGCAATCTATCAGGCATGCGGATATCGCCAGGAATATGAACAGACCTTTATACGTCCGTTCCTCGCTTCTGCAATCATGGGAATTGTAACCCTCCTGGTACACAAGCTGTTTGACCTGATAATTGGTGGCAGAATCGCAACGATTCTGGCGATTCTGATCGCAATTACCGTTTACGCTGTCAGCGTATTAAAACTGAAAGTCCTGACAGAAGCAGAGATACGGTCCATGCCGAAGGGAACGACGATTCTGAACCTGTGTAAGAAAGCACATCTGTTGTAG
- a CDS encoding DUF896 domain-containing protein — translation MNEQKIARINELYRKSKAEGLTDTEKMEQKILRQEYLDSVRRNLRSQLNQIDIEEKDGSITNLGAKYGTKKGH, via the coding sequence ATGAACGAACAAAAGATTGCAAGAATCAATGAATTGTACCGGAAGTCAAAAGCAGAGGGACTGACAGATACAGAAAAAATGGAGCAGAAGATCCTGAGGCAGGAATATCTGGACTCTGTCCGCCGGAATTTACGCAGCCAGTTGAATCAGATCGATATCGAGGAAAAGGACGGATCCATTACCAATCTGGGAGCAAAATATGGAACAAAAAAAGGACATTAG
- a CDS encoding 5-formyltetrahydrofolate cyclo-ligase produces the protein MEQKKDIRKRILKKRSQLSEKLWEEYSASIATLLISHPIFEEAEIVYGYMPIRNEVDTLPILEEAFRLHKKVALPKVLSKTEMQFFEVESFQELTPGAYGILEPQTEHPAMAEEGLMLMPGACFDRELHRIGYGGGYYDRFLEAHPHFTTAALAFTLQCLEQIPWDPHDIRPEYLFTEQEIRSRT, from the coding sequence ATGGAACAAAAAAAGGACATTAGAAAAAGGATCCTGAAAAAGCGGTCTCAGTTAAGCGAGAAACTCTGGGAAGAATACAGTGCCTCCATTGCAACTCTTCTGATCAGCCATCCAATTTTCGAAGAGGCGGAGATTGTCTATGGGTATATGCCCATTCGAAACGAAGTGGATACCCTGCCGATTTTGGAGGAAGCATTCAGACTCCACAAAAAAGTTGCATTGCCGAAAGTGCTATCCAAAACAGAAATGCAGTTCTTTGAAGTGGAATCCTTTCAGGAACTGACTCCGGGCGCTTATGGAATCTTAGAACCACAGACCGAACATCCTGCAATGGCGGAAGAGGGACTGATGTTGATGCCTGGAGCCTGTTTTGACCGTGAACTGCATCGGATCGGATATGGCGGAGGATATTATGATCGCTTTCTGGAAGCACATCCACATTTTACTACGGCGGCACTTGCTTTTACGTTACAATGTCTGGAGCAGATTCCATGGGATCCGCATGATATCCGACCGGAATACCTGTTTACGGAACAAGAGATAAGGAGCAGAACATGA
- a CDS encoding DUF4250 domain-containing protein has translation MNQNLPKDPVMLLSVINTNLRDFYPDLDTLCQELQLDKETLIQTLEKIDYEYDAAQNQFI, from the coding sequence ATGAATCAAAATTTACCCAAAGACCCTGTGATGCTGTTAAGTGTGATCAATACAAATCTGAGAGATTTTTACCCGGATCTTGACACGTTGTGTCAGGAACTCCAGTTAGACAAGGAAACGCTGATTCAGACATTAGAGAAGATTGATTACGAGTATGATGCAGCGCAGAATCAGTTTATCTGA
- the miaB gene encoding tRNA (N6-isopentenyl adenosine(37)-C2)-methylthiotransferase MiaB, which yields MKNEERNRSIEELIEEMDLHKEAPEEEPFRQYYFIKKARAYYQELSRQEGRPLTYCVTTFGCQMNARDSEKLSGILEEIGYVEEAEETKADFVIFNTCTVRENANQKVYGRLGQLGHIKKSKPHMMIAICGCMMQEAEEVETIRKSYRHVDLIFGTHNIFKFAELFTQALQSHKLVVDVWKDTDRIVEDLPVDRKYLFKSGVNIMFGCNNFCSYCIVPYVRGRERSRNPEDIIKEIRQLVADGVVEVMLLGQNVNSYGKTLESPISFAELLRQIEQIEGLKRIRFMTSHPKDLSDELIEVMSQSPKICRHLHLPVQAGSTRILKEMNRRYTKEDYLALVNRLKEKMPDLSLTTDIMVGFPGETEEDFEETLDVVRKVRYDSAFTFIYSKRSGTPAAKMDNQVPEDVVKERFQRLLKEVQTISAEVCKEQAGTTQEVLVEEINDHMDGYVTGRLSNNLLVHFPGDESMIGQLVKVSLKESKGFYYMGELVH from the coding sequence ATGAAAAACGAAGAGAGAAATCGGTCCATTGAAGAACTGATCGAGGAAATGGATCTACATAAAGAAGCACCGGAAGAAGAACCTTTCCGGCAGTATTATTTTATCAAGAAGGCGAGAGCCTATTATCAGGAGCTGTCCCGCCAAGAGGGAAGACCTCTGACTTACTGTGTCACGACCTTTGGCTGTCAGATGAACGCCAGAGATTCGGAAAAGCTTTCCGGAATCTTAGAAGAAATCGGGTATGTGGAAGAAGCAGAGGAGACGAAAGCGGATTTTGTAATTTTCAATACCTGTACAGTGCGGGAAAACGCCAATCAGAAAGTGTATGGTCGACTGGGACAACTGGGACACATCAAAAAAAGCAAGCCTCACATGATGATTGCAATCTGTGGCTGTATGATGCAGGAAGCGGAAGAAGTAGAGACCATCCGAAAAAGTTACCGTCATGTAGATCTGATTTTCGGAACCCACAATATTTTCAAATTTGCAGAGTTATTTACTCAGGCACTCCAGAGTCACAAACTGGTGGTGGATGTATGGAAAGATACAGACCGGATCGTAGAGGATCTTCCGGTGGATCGTAAATATCTGTTTAAATCCGGTGTCAATATCATGTTTGGCTGTAACAATTTCTGCAGTTACTGTATTGTACCGTATGTGCGGGGACGGGAGCGTAGCAGGAATCCGGAGGATATCATAAAAGAAATCCGTCAACTGGTTGCAGATGGCGTCGTGGAGGTCATGCTTCTGGGACAGAATGTAAATTCTTACGGAAAGACGCTGGAATCCCCCATCAGCTTTGCAGAACTGTTACGACAGATCGAACAGATCGAGGGCTTAAAGCGGATCCGTTTTATGACATCCCATCCGAAGGATCTGTCTGATGAACTGATCGAAGTGATGAGTCAGTCCCCAAAAATCTGCCGTCACCTTCATCTGCCGGTTCAGGCCGGAAGCACACGGATCCTGAAAGAAATGAACCGTCGTTATACCAAAGAAGATTATCTGGCACTGGTAAACCGTTTGAAGGAGAAGATGCCGGATCTGTCACTGACCACGGACATTATGGTAGGATTTCCGGGGGAGACAGAAGAAGATTTTGAGGAGACGCTGGATGTGGTAAGAAAGGTTCGCTATGACAGTGCATTTACCTTTATTTATTCCAAACGAAGCGGAACTCCGGCGGCAAAGATGGACAATCAGGTTCCGGAAGATGTGGTAAAAGAACGGTTCCAGCGACTGTTGAAAGAAGTACAGACCATTTCTGCGGAGGTCTGTAAAGAGCAGGCAGGAACAACGCAGGAGGTCCTGGTAGAAGAAATCAATGACCATATGGACGGATATGTAACCGGAAGACTGAGCAACAACCTGCTGGTACATTTTCCCGGAGACGAAAGTATGATCGGTCAGCTCGTCAAAGTTTCACTGAAAGAGAGCAAAGGATTCTACTATATGGGAGAATTGGTACATTAA
- a CDS encoding putative ABC transporter permease yields MRKRNIRKPVDEFLFLLGVGGSVYYGVEVLFRGFSHWSMFLLGGLCLVFCTKQGQWTHWMDPLWKQILRCMVFITSCEFMTGILVNKIFQWQIWDYSRMPGQLLGQICVPFSLIFGCLSIFGSYFGGFLSYFLYREERPKIILSQKRRQS; encoded by the coding sequence ATGAGGAAAAGGAACATTCGAAAACCGGTGGATGAGTTTCTGTTTTTACTGGGAGTTGGCGGATCTGTTTATTATGGGGTAGAAGTGTTGTTTCGTGGATTTTCACACTGGAGTATGTTCTTACTTGGCGGTCTCTGTCTGGTCTTCTGTACAAAACAGGGGCAGTGGACACACTGGATGGATCCGCTTTGGAAACAGATTCTGCGCTGTATGGTGTTTATCACATCCTGTGAATTTATGACAGGAATCCTGGTGAATAAAATTTTCCAATGGCAGATCTGGGATTACAGCCGGATGCCGGGGCAGCTTCTCGGACAGATTTGCGTACCTTTTTCCCTGATCTTCGGCTGTCTGAGTATTTTCGGCAGTTACTTTGGTGGCTTTCTCTCATATTTTTTATACAGGGAAGAACGTCCAAAGATCATTCTTTCTCAGAAAAGGCGGCAATCTTGA
- the mutS gene encoding DNA mismatch repair protein MutS, translating to MKKENTMTPMMQQYMKTKEEYKDCILFYRLGDFYEMFFEDALTASKELEITLTGKNCGMEERAPMCGVPFHAVDSYLNKLVSRGYKVAICEQVEDPKLAKGIVKREVVRVVTPGTNTDIQALDESRNNYIMCIVYLDDRYGIAIADVSTGDYFVTELSDSTRLKDELFKFMPTEIICNEAFYMSGMDMEDLRERLGITISALDSWYFDDDLCKNKLTEHFHAANMQALGLEDFNCGSISAGALLIYLYETQKNSLAHLTHIQVYTTGAYMLLDSSTRRNLELCETLREKQKRGSLLWVLDKTKTAMGARALRKYIEQPLVDKKEILKRQDAVEELKENAISREELREYLGPVYDLERLITKITYQSANPRDMLAFKNSLAMLPSVRYILEEMQSELLQTLYQDLDPLEDLCQLIEHAIAEEPPIAMRDGGIIREGFDSEVDRLKKARTEGKTWLAKLEAEEREKTGIKNLKIKYNKVFGYYLEVTNSFKDKVPDYYTRKQTLANAERYITPELKELEDTILGAEDKLCALEYDLYCQVRDSVGAEVERIQKTAKAVAHLDAIASLALVAERNNYVRPKLNEKGIIDIKNGRHPVVECMIPNDMFIANDTYLDDKKHRISIITGPNMAGKSTYMRQSALIVLMAQIGSFVPATAANIGLVDRIFTRVGASDDLASGQSTFMVEMTEVANILRNATSKSLLVLDEIGRGTSTFDGLSIAWAVVEYISDPKLLGAKTLFATHYHELTELEGKIDNVNNYCIAVKEKGDDIVFLRKIVAGGADKSYGIQVAKLAGVPDLVIERAKEIVEELSDEDITTRVQEISSKAQVPKRKKVKRYDEVDMAQFSLFDTVKDDDVLTELKELDVSNMTPMDALNTIYRLQNKLKNRW from the coding sequence ATGAAAAAAGAAAACACAATGACCCCTATGATGCAGCAATATATGAAAACGAAAGAGGAATATAAAGACTGTATCTTATTTTACAGACTGGGGGATTTTTACGAGATGTTTTTTGAGGATGCGCTGACCGCATCCAAAGAACTTGAGATCACCCTGACAGGAAAAAACTGTGGAATGGAAGAGCGCGCTCCCATGTGTGGCGTGCCTTTTCATGCTGTGGACTCTTATCTGAACAAACTGGTCTCCAGAGGATACAAAGTGGCTATCTGTGAGCAGGTCGAAGATCCGAAACTGGCAAAAGGCATCGTAAAACGGGAAGTGGTACGTGTCGTGACCCCTGGAACCAATACAGACATTCAGGCATTGGATGAATCCAGGAATAATTATATTATGTGTATTGTTTATCTGGATGATCGTTACGGAATCGCCATTGCCGATGTTTCAACCGGGGATTATTTCGTAACGGAACTTTCAGATAGTACCAGATTAAAAGATGAACTGTTTAAATTTATGCCGACTGAGATCATCTGTAACGAAGCCTTTTATATGAGTGGAATGGATATGGAAGATCTGAGAGAGCGTCTGGGCATTACGATCTCTGCACTGGATTCCTGGTATTTTGATGATGATCTGTGCAAAAATAAACTGACAGAACATTTCCATGCTGCCAATATGCAGGCACTGGGACTGGAAGATTTTAACTGCGGCTCCATCAGTGCAGGGGCACTTCTGATCTACCTGTACGAGACACAGAAAAATTCTCTGGCACATCTGACCCATATTCAGGTTTATACTACCGGGGCCTATATGTTGCTCGACAGTTCTACCCGACGGAATCTGGAACTCTGCGAAACACTGCGCGAGAAACAAAAACGAGGGTCTCTTCTCTGGGTACTGGATAAGACAAAAACCGCGATGGGAGCCCGTGCCCTCAGAAAATATATCGAACAGCCACTGGTAGACAAGAAAGAGATTCTGAAACGACAGGATGCGGTAGAAGAATTAAAGGAAAATGCAATTTCCAGAGAGGAACTTCGGGAATATTTAGGTCCGGTCTATGATCTGGAACGACTGATCACCAAGATCACCTATCAGTCCGCCAATCCGAGAGACATGCTTGCATTTAAAAATTCACTGGCTATGCTGCCTTCTGTCAGATATATTCTGGAGGAAATGCAGTCAGAATTATTGCAGACGCTGTATCAGGATCTGGATCCGCTGGAGGACCTCTGTCAGTTGATCGAACATGCCATTGCGGAAGAACCACCGATTGCTATGCGGGATGGCGGAATCATCCGGGAGGGCTTTGATTCGGAAGTGGATCGTCTGAAAAAAGCGAGAACGGAAGGAAAGACCTGGCTTGCAAAACTGGAAGCAGAAGAACGGGAAAAGACTGGGATTAAGAATTTAAAGATTAAATACAATAAAGTGTTCGGCTATTATCTGGAAGTGACCAATTCTTTCAAGGATAAGGTACCGGATTATTATACCAGAAAACAGACACTTGCCAATGCGGAACGCTACATTACACCGGAACTAAAAGAACTGGAAGATACCATTCTCGGGGCGGAGGACAAATTGTGTGCCCTGGAATATGATCTGTATTGTCAGGTCCGGGATTCTGTAGGTGCAGAAGTAGAGCGGATCCAGAAAACAGCCAAAGCAGTGGCACATCTGGACGCCATCGCTTCCCTTGCACTTGTTGCGGAACGCAATAACTATGTGCGCCCGAAATTAAATGAAAAAGGAATCATCGATATCAAAAACGGACGCCATCCGGTGGTGGAGTGCATGATTCCGAACGATATGTTTATCGCAAATGATACCTATCTGGACGACAAAAAGCACCGGATCTCCATCATAACCGGACCGAACATGGCAGGAAAATCCACTTATATGCGTCAGTCTGCGCTGATTGTGCTGATGGCACAGATCGGGTCCTTTGTTCCGGCAACTGCTGCCAACATCGGACTGGTAGACAGGATCTTCACCAGGGTAGGGGCTTCCGATGATCTGGCATCGGGACAGAGTACCTTTATGGTGGAGATGACAGAAGTCGCTAACATTTTACGAAATGCTACCAGCAAAAGTCTTCTGGTCTTAGATGAAATCGGACGTGGAACCAGTACCTTTGATGGCTTAAGTATTGCCTGGGCGGTTGTGGAGTATATCAGTGATCCGAAGCTTCTTGGGGCGAAAACACTGTTTGCTACCCATTATCACGAGCTGACGGAACTGGAAGGAAAGATCGATAACGTCAATAATTACTGTATCGCAGTAAAAGAAAAGGGAGATGACATCGTATTTTTACGGAAGATTGTTGCCGGAGGTGCGGATAAAAGTTATGGAATCCAGGTAGCGAAGCTGGCAGGAGTTCCGGATCTGGTGATTGAACGGGCGAAAGAGATCGTAGAAGAACTTTCCGACGAGGATATTACCACGCGGGTACAGGAGATTTCCTCCAAAGCACAGGTCCCGAAACGTAAGAAAGTGAAACGTTACGATGAAGTGGATATGGCACAGTTTTCGCTGTTTGACACGGTGAAAGACGATGATGTCCTGACCGAATTAAAGGAACTTGATGTATCCAATATGACACCGATGGATGCTTTAAATACAATTTACCGGCTGCAGAATAAACTGAAAAATCGCTGGTAA